The following proteins come from a genomic window of Perognathus longimembris pacificus isolate PPM17 chromosome 12, ASM2315922v1, whole genome shotgun sequence:
- the Dppa5 gene encoding developmental pluripotency-associated 5 protein, translating to MFYDLSIQKFSFCDISNDISGVYLGCLPKILRDWDGNAPKIKDIPAWMKVPKDLQDPQLFPIQMHLLEGVCGLQGSQTSHSEQVSKLQLKALKSSNFTKVIVYDSKLYKDQTKWMLQSMIDRQRLQKDRGIQT from the exons ATGTTCTATGATTTAAGTATCCAAaag ttttccTTTTGCGATATCAGCAATGACATATCTGGGGTGTATCTGGGATGTCTCCCCAAG ATTTTGAGGGATTGGGATGGAAATGCTCCCAAAATTAAAGATATCCCAGCATGGATGAAAGTTCCCAAAGATCTTCAAGATCCACAGTTGTTCCCCATCCAGATGCACTTGCTGGAAGGTGTCTGTGGTCTCCAGGGATCTCAGACCTCTCACAGCGAACAAGTGAGCAAACTCCAGCTAAAGGCTCTGAAATCTTCCAACTTCACCAAGGTCATAGTTTATGACTCTAAATTATATAAGGATCAGACCAAGTGGATGTTGCAGTCCATGATTGATAGACAACGCCTGCAGAAGGATCGAGGAATTCAAACTTGA